AGTCGGGGATGAAGTTCCTCAGCGTCAGCGCCGACCCGCGGATGGCCGCGCTCGGCGGCGCCGCGACGGCGCTCGGGACGGGCCCCGGCGCCCTGTTCTACAACCCGGCCGGGCTCGCCCGCGTCGAGGGCGGCGTCGGCGCGTTCTTGGGCCAGACGACGTGGATCGCAGACATCGACTACAACCACGGGGCCGTGTCGCTGGCTCCGGCCGGGGGCCGGTTCGGCGTGGTCGGGGTGTCGGTGATGGCCGTTGACTACGGCGAGCTTCAGGAGACGGTGTTCGACGCCTCGACCGAGGCGGGCTACCGCGACCTCGGCACGTTCAAGCCGACGGCCTACGCCATCGGCCTCGGCTACGGGCGGACCGTGACCGACCGGTTCTCGGTCGGCGGCCAGGTCAAGGTCGTCGGGCAGAACTTCGGGAGCGTCGCGACGGCGTTCACGCCCGCCGAGGGGGGCGACGGGACGTACACCCGCGAGGACGTCTCGGAGTCCGTGTTCGCCTACGACTTCGGCGTGATGTACGACACGCCGTTCCCCGGCCTCGCCTTCGCCGTGAGCGCCCGCAACTTCTCGCAGCAGGCGGCCTTCGGCGACGGCGAGAGCTTCCAGCTCCCGCTCACGCTCCAGATTGGGGCCTCGCTCGACACCCAAGGCCTGACCGGGTTCGACCCCGACGTCCACCGCCTCGTCCTCGCCGTCGACGCCGAGGACCCCTACGACTACGCCGGCCAGATCGAGGTCGGAGGCGAGTACACCTTCGCCAAGACGCTCTCGCTCCGGGCCGGCGGCGTGTTCCCCTCCGACGTCCAGGGCGTCAGCTTCGGCGCCGGGCTCAAGCAGCGCCTCGGCGGCGTCGGCTTCGGGGCCGACTACTCGTACAGCTCCTTCGAGGTGTTCGACGCCGTCCACCGCGTCGCCGTCCGGTTCGACCTCTGAGCGAGGCCGGCCCCGTCGCCCCGCCCGTCCTCATTCGCCCGTCCATGCTGACTCCGTCGACCTCCTGGCTCCGCCTCGCTCCCCTCGCGGGACTCGTCTTGCTCCTCGCCGCCTGCGACTCAGGCGACGGCTCGAGCCTCTACGACCCCGACGCCG
This sequence is a window from Rubrivirga marina. Protein-coding genes within it:
- a CDS encoding PorV/PorQ family protein, with the translated sequence MPTPPMPLARLAALAVLLVPLIGLPARAQQVEERDKLAQSGMKFLSVSADPRMAALGGAATALGTGPGALFYNPAGLARVEGGVGAFLGQTTWIADIDYNHGAVSLAPAGGRFGVVGVSVMAVDYGELQETVFDASTEAGYRDLGTFKPTAYAIGLGYGRTVTDRFSVGGQVKVVGQNFGSVATAFTPAEGGDGTYTREDVSESVFAYDFGVMYDTPFPGLAFAVSARNFSQQAAFGDGESFQLPLTLQIGASLDTQGLTGFDPDVHRLVLAVDAEDPYDYAGQIEVGGEYTFAKTLSLRAGGVFPSDVQGVSFGAGLKQRLGGVGFGADYSYSSFEVFDAVHRVAVRFDL